GCATCAGCAGATTTGCTCGGTCAATGGGGAGATAGTGTAGGTGATGTGATTTTCTACTTCAAGCCACCTTATACGGAAGTCGTTGGCGCTCACAGTTTCACCGCTATTTCCGAGAGAATTTATAAATCCAACGGATTCTTTGATGTTAAAAGGGGTGGAGGAATGCAGGGCATTCATCATCCTTTCCTCCCCAGCGAGAAGTTCTTGGGATTCTCCGTTTCGGGAATCTTTATCGCCTCCGGTCCCCAAATAAAGAAGAATTACAGACGCACCGCTCCCCTTCACTCTCCAGACATCGTCCCCATCATCTGCCAATGGCTGGGAATCCCTCATCCCGCTCAGTGCGAGGGACGAGTCCCCTTGGACATATTTGAATAGAATCCGGAGCGATGAGAAGACCAAACATCATACTCATCCATTCTGACCAACATAGGTTTGATTGTCTTGGCATCAATGGACATCCTTTACTACAAACGCCAAATTTGGATAGGCTCGCACGGGAAGGAGTGAATTTCACGAATGCTTTCACTCCTGCCCCTATATGCACTCCCGCGAGGGCAAGCCTCTTCACGGGACTCTGGTCAACTCAGCATCTTTGCCTCAGCATCCCGGGAACGGAAATCTACCGACCAGCTAATCCCAATCTTCCCACATTCTCCAAAATCCTGGGCGAAAACGGCTATATCCTAGGCTATGTGGGTAAATATCACGACGAGCTCCCAGGAACGCCCAAGGATTACGGATTTCAGGACTATATCCCTCTTTCCGATTACCTGAAATGGAGAAAGGAAAAAGGGCTTCCATTGGAGAAGGAGGGGTTTGTCCTATTCGCCGGTTATCTGATAAAGAAGAAGGAATTCCCTTATATGTGGTTCGGGGAAGAGGATGTAATCAATAAACCCGAGGAGACAATGCTTGCCTGGGGAGCAGACCGCATGATAGAGCTCATAGAGAGGTATCACTCTTCAGGAAAGCCTTTCTTCATAAGATGGGACCCGGTCGAGCCCCATCTTCCCAATGTCGTTCCAGAGCCCTATTATTCTCTCTATCCGCCCGAGAAAATCAAGCCTTGGAATAGTTTCCCCGACCCACTTGAGAAAAAGCCCTTCATACAGTCCCAGCAGAGGAGAACCTGGAAAGTTGAAGGATGGGGATGGGATAAGTGGGCGCCCATTGTGAGCAGATATTTAGGGGTTATCACTTTGCTTGACCATCAAATCGGCAGAATAATGGAGAAGCTAAGGGAGCTTGGGATAGAGGACGATACCCTCATCGTCTACACGACCGACCACGGGGATATGTGTGGAGGGCATGGGATGATGGACAAGCACTTTGTTATGTACGAAGATGTCGTGCATGTTCCCTTGATTATGCGCTATCCTCCCCTTTTGCCCAAAGGGAAGGTCTGTGAGGAATTCGTCATAAACGAGATTGACCTCGCAACGACATTCCTGAGCCTTGCCGGGCTTCTCATCCCCGACACATTTATAGGGAAGGACCTCATGAAGATTGCCAGAGGGGAGGAGAAGGGAAGAGATGA
The sequence above is a segment of the bacterium genome. Coding sequences within it:
- a CDS encoding sulfatase-like hydrolase/transferase, with product MRRPNIILIHSDQHRFDCLGINGHPLLQTPNLDRLAREGVNFTNAFTPAPICTPARASLFTGLWSTQHLCLSIPGTEIYRPANPNLPTFSKILGENGYILGYVGKYHDELPGTPKDYGFQDYIPLSDYLKWRKEKGLPLEKEGFVLFAGYLIKKKEFPYMWFGEEDVINKPEETMLAWGADRMIELIERYHSSGKPFFIRWDPVEPHLPNVVPEPYYSLYPPEKIKPWNSFPDPLEKKPFIQSQQRRTWKVEGWGWDKWAPIVSRYLGVITLLDHQIGRIMEKLRELGIEDDTLIVYTTDHGDMCGGHGMMDKHFVMYEDVVHVPLIMRYPPLLPKGKVCEEFVINEIDLATTFLSLAGLLIPDTFIGKDLMKIARGEEKGRDDVLSIYHGAQLGSWTQRMVRDREWKYVWNASGEDELYNLKEDPGELRNLAQEPVYKEELARLRKRLVQWMEEVNDIMLNSWTRAQLEEGTKP